From Campylobacter concisus, a single genomic window includes:
- a CDS encoding ATP-dependent protease, with protein sequence MRFLLCISLFLITAFAQQLGCFINESNQSIVFIKDGQIKNLDLKETIYKNQECGNDGESFYIANLNNEIIEVTNEKNFLFAMPNVGCKISQIVAIKNKIYVACDMANEVSIGVFDKNLNKLLTKNYKDVYKISSLLPIDDELFFTSFNGKAFLLDKELNLKEKKRVGFAPLSACKFKGNDILLGFRDGEILDFKSGIKKQVLKSKISALACMEDEIFIGDGDGVVYKFDKDLKLKGQKILFSNEIKRIFIDKGVLNGVNLDNEIKSLEINSF encoded by the coding sequence ATGAGATTTCTGCTTTGTATAAGTTTGTTTTTGATAACAGCTTTTGCCCAGCAATTAGGCTGCTTTATTAATGAAAGCAACCAAAGCATCGTCTTTATAAAAGATGGACAGATTAAAAATTTGGATCTAAAAGAGACGATTTATAAAAATCAAGAGTGCGGAAATGATGGAGAATCCTTTTATATCGCAAATTTAAATAATGAGATTATTGAGGTAACAAATGAGAAAAATTTCTTATTTGCTATGCCAAATGTTGGCTGTAAAATTTCACAAATTGTGGCAATTAAAAATAAAATTTACGTAGCTTGCGATATGGCAAATGAAGTCAGCATAGGCGTTTTTGATAAAAATCTAAATAAACTTTTAACTAAAAATTATAAAGATGTTTATAAAATTTCAAGCCTTTTGCCAATTGATGATGAACTATTTTTTACAAGCTTTAACGGCAAAGCATTTTTGCTTGATAAAGAGCTTAATTTAAAAGAGAAAAAGCGTGTCGGCTTTGCTCCGCTTAGCGCCTGTAAATTTAAGGGGAATGATATTTTACTTGGCTTTAGAGATGGAGAAATTTTAGATTTTAAAAGTGGAATTAAAAAGCAAGTTTTAAAATCTAAAATTTCAGCTCTTGCGTGTATGGAGGATGAAATTTTTATAGGTGATGGGGATGGAGTAGTTTATAAATTTGACAAAGATCTTAAACTAAAAGGACAAAAGATTCTTTTTAGCAATGAGATAAAAAGAATTTTTATAGATAAAGGCGTCTTAAATGGCGTAAATTTAGACAATGAGATAAAGAGTTTAGAGATAAATTCATTTTAA
- the moaC gene encoding cyclic pyranopterin monophosphate synthase MoaC translates to MMLTHLDEKDRPKMVDVSPKDPTKRVATASGIIKMSKEAFRTIKENTGKKGPVIQTAVVAAIMGAKKTSELIPMCHPLAILGVDCDIEELPEICAFKLYVSVKIEGKTGVEMEALTGVSVGLLTIYDMVKAIDKSMEISNIVLESKTGGKSGEYMRSK, encoded by the coding sequence ATAATGCTAACGCATTTAGATGAGAAAGATCGTCCAAAAATGGTTGATGTGAGCCCAAAAGATCCAACAAAAAGAGTAGCAACTGCTAGCGGGATCATCAAGATGAGCAAAGAGGCCTTTAGAACGATCAAAGAAAATACTGGTAAAAAAGGTCCAGTTATCCAAACGGCTGTCGTTGCTGCGATAATGGGAGCAAAAAAGACAAGCGAACTAATCCCGATGTGCCATCCACTAGCTATTTTAGGTGTGGATTGTGATATCGAGGAGCTGCCTGAAATTTGTGCTTTTAAGCTCTATGTGAGCGTAAAAATAGAGGGTAAAACAGGCGTTGAGATGGAAGCATTAACTGGCGTTAGCGTGGGGCTTTTGACCATTTATGATATGGTAAAAGCTATAGATAAAAGCATGGAAATAAGTAATATCGTGTTAGAGAGTAAAACAGGAGGAAAAAGTGGCGAGTATATGCGATCTAAATAA
- a CDS encoding DUF493 domain-containing protein — MASICDLNNKKAKIDYPTHWEYKIIFDADVNVEEKVKEIVKDREFKLVFSKFSKDKKYASYDLAVLVLSEEERLEIFSALKHEAKYVL; from the coding sequence GTGGCGAGTATATGCGATCTAAATAACAAAAAAGCAAAAATTGATTACCCAACGCATTGGGAATACAAAATAATATTTGATGCAGATGTCAATGTAGAAGAAAAGGTAAAAGAGATAGTAAAAGATAGAGAATTTAAGCTAGTCTTTTCAAAATTTAGCAAAGATAAAAAGTATGCAAGCTATGACTTAGCCGTACTAGTTTTGAGCGAAGAAGAGAGGCTAGAGATATTTTCTGCACTAAAACACGAAGCAAAATACGTTTTATAA
- a CDS encoding undecaprenyl-diphosphate phosphatase, translated as MEISHVIVLALVQGISEFLPISSSAHLILVPKLLGWPDQGLAFDVAVHVGTLSAILFYFKDTIFKLLRDFFASIAQRKMVGDSLLVWCVGFATIPVGIFGLLFNNIIEEYARSGVVIAITTIVFGIALYFADLRSSNKSEYEMTIKFALIIGLAQAVALIPGVSRSGVTMTAALFLGFSHKGSANFSFLMSIPVIILAGGLESIKLIKDPNALPWSDIALGVIISAVSAYLCVKLFMGIISRIRMLPFVIYRLILGAFLLYLFL; from the coding sequence ATGGAAATTTCTCACGTTATTGTTTTGGCCTTGGTGCAAGGCATAAGCGAATTTTTGCCGATATCTAGCTCGGCTCATCTTATCTTGGTGCCAAAGCTACTTGGCTGGCCAGATCAAGGTCTTGCCTTTGACGTGGCAGTGCACGTTGGTACGCTAAGTGCGATACTTTTTTATTTTAAAGATACGATTTTTAAGCTACTTCGTGACTTTTTTGCCTCGATCGCACAACGAAAGATGGTAGGCGATAGCTTGCTTGTCTGGTGCGTGGGATTTGCTACCATTCCAGTTGGGATCTTTGGACTTTTATTTAACAATATTATCGAAGAATACGCAAGAAGTGGCGTTGTGATCGCTATTACTACGATCGTCTTTGGCATAGCACTTTACTTTGCTGATCTTCGCTCATCAAACAAAAGCGAATATGAAATGACCATAAAATTTGCACTTATTATTGGCCTTGCTCAAGCTGTGGCGCTCATCCCTGGCGTCTCAAGATCAGGTGTAACGATGACGGCAGCCTTATTTTTAGGTTTTAGCCACAAGGGAAGTGCGAATTTCTCATTTTTGATGTCGATCCCAGTCATCATCCTAGCCGGTGGACTTGAGAGCATCAAGCTCATAAAAGACCCAAATGCGCTTCCTTGGAGCGATATCGCCCTTGGAGTCATCATAAGTGCAGTTAGTGCTTATCTCTGCGTTAAGCTATTTATGGGGATCATCTCAAGGATTAGAATGCTTCCTTTTGTCATCTACCGCTTGATTTTAGGAGCATTTTTGCTTTATCTATTTTTATGA
- the tkt gene encoding transketolase codes for MLKKQADTIRFLCADMVQNANSGHPGAPMGLADIMVVLSNFLKHNPKNPKWLNRDRLVFSGGHASSLVYSFLHLSGYDLSLDELKNFRQLGSNTPGHPEIHTPGVEVATGPLGQGVANAVGLAMAEKYAANVLNEPDNKIIDHKIYCLCGDGDLEEGISYEACSVAGNLRLDNLVLIYDSNNITIEGDTAIAFSEDVKARFEAQGWEVARIDGHDYDQIEFALEQANEKESPYLIIANTRIARGAMELEGSHHSHGAPLGEEIIKKAKAAAGFDPEKKFAIDEDVLLRFRGAVEKGDLEEAMWNKKVEALSIEGKNLLNSLLNPDFSKIEFPDFSDKKLATRDTNHVILNEIAKKLPGFIGGSADLAPSNKTELKGMGDFPNGKNIHYGIREHAMAAINNGIARYGLFLPFSATFFIFSDYLKPSARIAALMGIKHFFVFTHDSIGVGEDGPTHQPIEQLSTFRAMPNFYTFRPADGNENAASWQAALNLNAPSAFVLSRQGLDPLAKGEFGEVSNGAYLLSSSKEAKITFIASGSEVSLCVKAAALLAEQGIGANIVSAPCFDLLCEQPAEYVAKILDKNTTIIAVEAATGFEWYKFADAVYGMNSFGASGKANELFDHFGFTPQKLANFASELI; via the coding sequence ATGCTAAAAAAACAAGCCGATACTATAAGATTTTTGTGCGCTGACATGGTGCAAAACGCTAACAGCGGACACCCAGGCGCACCTATGGGCCTAGCTGATATCATGGTGGTTTTAAGCAACTTTTTAAAACACAATCCAAAAAATCCAAAATGGCTAAATAGAGATAGGCTCGTTTTTAGCGGTGGTCACGCATCAAGTCTGGTTTACAGCTTTTTGCACTTAAGTGGCTACGATCTAAGCCTTGATGAGCTTAAAAATTTTCGCCAACTTGGCTCAAATACTCCAGGTCACCCAGAAATTCACACTCCAGGCGTTGAGGTTGCTACTGGCCCGCTTGGTCAAGGCGTAGCAAATGCAGTCGGCCTAGCCATGGCAGAAAAATACGCTGCAAACGTGCTAAACGAGCCAGATAATAAAATAATCGATCATAAAATTTACTGCCTTTGCGGCGACGGCGACCTAGAAGAGGGTATAAGCTATGAGGCATGTTCGGTAGCCGGAAATTTAAGACTGGACAACCTTGTGCTCATCTACGACTCAAACAACATTACGATCGAGGGCGACACAGCGATCGCATTTAGTGAGGATGTAAAAGCGAGGTTTGAGGCACAGGGCTGGGAGGTCGCTCGTATCGATGGACACGACTACGATCAGATCGAATTTGCACTTGAGCAAGCAAACGAGAAAGAGTCGCCATATCTCATCATTGCAAACACACGCATAGCACGTGGTGCAATGGAGCTTGAGGGCAGCCACCATAGCCACGGCGCCCCACTTGGCGAAGAGATCATCAAAAAGGCAAAGGCTGCAGCTGGTTTTGATCCTGAGAAGAAATTTGCCATTGATGAGGACGTGCTTTTAAGGTTTAGAGGCGCGGTAGAAAAGGGCGATCTTGAAGAGGCTATGTGGAATAAAAAGGTTGAGGCGCTAAGCATTGAAGGTAAAAATTTACTAAACTCACTTCTTAATCCAGACTTTAGCAAGATCGAATTTCCAGACTTTAGCGACAAAAAGCTAGCCACAAGAGATACAAACCATGTCATTTTAAATGAGATAGCAAAAAAACTTCCTGGCTTTATCGGTGGCAGCGCAGATCTTGCTCCATCAAATAAGACCGAGCTAAAGGGCATGGGAGATTTTCCAAATGGTAAAAATATCCACTACGGCATCAGAGAGCATGCCATGGCAGCTATCAACAACGGTATCGCTAGATACGGCCTTTTCTTGCCATTTTCAGCAACATTTTTTATTTTCAGCGACTATTTAAAGCCAAGTGCAAGGATAGCAGCGCTCATGGGCATCAAACACTTTTTTGTCTTCACGCACGATAGTATCGGCGTTGGCGAAGATGGTCCGACACACCAACCTATCGAGCAGCTTAGCACATTTAGAGCGATGCCAAATTTCTACACTTTCCGTCCAGCTGATGGTAACGAAAACGCAGCTAGCTGGCAAGCGGCTCTAAATTTAAACGCTCCAAGCGCATTTGTACTTAGCCGTCAAGGACTTGACCCACTTGCAAAAGGCGAATTTGGTGAGGTTAGCAACGGCGCATATCTGCTAAGCTCGTCAAAAGAAGCAAAGATAACATTTATAGCAAGCGGTAGCGAGGTCTCACTCTGTGTAAAAGCAGCCGCACTTCTAGCTGAGCAAGGCATCGGCGCAAATATCGTATCAGCGCCTTGTTTTGACCTACTTTGTGAGCAGCCAGCTGAGTATGTGGCTAAAATTTTAGATAAAAATACAACCATCATCGCAGTTGAAGCTGCAACTGGCTTTGAGTGGTATAAATTTGCCGACGCAGTTTATGGCATGAACAGCTTTGGCGCTAGTGGCAAGGCTAACGAGCTATTTGATCACTTTGGATTTACTCCGCAAAAGCTTGCAAATTTTGCTAGCGAACTTATATAA
- a CDS encoding polyprenyl synthetase family protein — translation MSLLEDFVKFLNANLPKAPSFHPYYEEALGVMLKAGGKHFRALLLLGVVENVDKSLTQKAMRVALGLEMMHTYSLIHDDLPSMDNASLRRGTPTLHVTYDETTAILAGDALNTHAFYEISRAELSAETRIKCVEILSQNAGVSGMVLGQALDCFFENTDKEDIKRAKAKFGLSGKMLSLDELVFLHIHKTAKLIAASLKMGAVIVNLDEIECEKIYDIGLKLGLAFQIQDDIIDLTSDEAAAGKPVHNDLAKNSFTNLLGLSGAKKKKDELICEIEETLKQIDANIAKMILELTDKHLR, via the coding sequence ATGAGCCTACTTGAGGACTTCGTAAAATTTCTAAATGCAAATTTGCCAAAGGCGCCTAGCTTTCACCCCTACTACGAGGAGGCGCTTGGGGTGATGCTAAAGGCTGGAGGCAAGCACTTTAGGGCGCTTTTGCTTCTTGGCGTGGTAGAAAATGTCGATAAAAGCCTCACGCAAAAGGCTATGAGAGTGGCTTTGGGGCTTGAGATGATGCATACATACTCGCTCATCCACGATGATCTGCCTTCAATGGATAATGCAAGCCTAAGACGCGGCACGCCAACACTTCACGTCACATACGACGAAACGACTGCTATACTTGCAGGAGATGCGCTAAATACTCATGCTTTTTATGAAATTTCACGTGCCGAGCTAAGCGCTGAAACGCGTATAAAATGCGTGGAAATTTTAAGCCAAAATGCTGGCGTTAGCGGCATGGTGCTAGGTCAGGCGCTGGATTGTTTTTTTGAAAATACAGACAAAGAGGATATCAAAAGGGCAAAGGCTAAATTTGGCCTATCTGGCAAGATGCTAAGCCTTGATGAGCTAGTCTTTTTACACATCCACAAAACCGCAAAGCTCATCGCTGCTAGCCTAAAAATGGGCGCTGTGATAGTAAATTTAGACGAAATAGAGTGTGAGAAAATTTATGATATCGGCCTAAAGCTCGGCCTTGCTTTTCAGATACAAGATGACATCATCGATCTTACAAGTGACGAGGCGGCCGCTGGAAAGCCTGTGCATAACGACTTAGCTAAAAACTCATTTACAAATTTACTTGGTCTATCTGGCGCAAAAAAGAAAAAAGATGAGCTAATTTGCGAGATAGAAGAGACACTAAAACAGATAGATGCAAACATTGCAAAGATGATTTTAGAGCTTACGGATAAACACCTTAGATAA
- a CDS encoding PDZ domain-containing protein, whose protein sequence is MRLKYKFALAFLLSALCLNADPRPTQEDFNACFEKNKNSIVSVNKHFGVAITKNLIAVPKSDGAPLGEYVKFDPYLQLFLVRSSKELSPVVMADETNEERIKKSTWVGILNDSNNTVMGHIKSLGQNLGDFDTLSFEYNATGEINTPCCKMIGIAVGADKFIPNRYLKHFVSYDDVYYGDIGVKFLQKEDKFFVGLVDPLGRGKMMMVDDELVSVNGIKPKSLRELNEMVFFAPKGAKLDIIVKRDKQEMLFQVPVSGDVKFNQSLDVDAPSSLDIPNFNIMPKEPQTMLDDKVLVDYGITVDKNLVVTKVEPKSNAEIFGIKTGDKILGFDKQSVSSREELLEKLGELKNFTLLFTRNDFQFFARVPK, encoded by the coding sequence ATGAGACTAAAATATAAATTTGCCCTTGCTTTTTTGCTATCAGCGCTTTGCCTAAACGCCGATCCTAGGCCTACGCAAGAGGACTTTAACGCCTGCTTTGAAAAGAACAAAAACTCAATCGTCTCGGTAAATAAACACTTTGGCGTGGCTATCACTAAAAATTTGATCGCAGTGCCAAAAAGTGACGGAGCTCCGCTTGGCGAATATGTCAAATTTGACCCATATTTGCAGCTTTTCTTAGTGCGCTCTAGCAAGGAGCTAAGCCCTGTTGTGATGGCTGATGAGACTAACGAGGAGCGTATCAAAAAGAGCACTTGGGTTGGCATCTTAAATGACTCAAACAACACCGTCATGGGTCACATCAAGTCTTTGGGACAAAATTTAGGCGACTTTGACACGCTAAGCTTCGAGTATAACGCGACTGGCGAGATAAACACGCCTTGTTGCAAGATGATAGGCATAGCTGTTGGAGCTGATAAATTTATACCAAATCGTTATTTGAAGCACTTTGTATCTTATGATGATGTATATTACGGCGATATCGGCGTAAAATTCTTGCAAAAAGAGGATAAATTTTTTGTAGGTCTTGTCGATCCTTTGGGCCGTGGCAAGATGATGATGGTAGATGATGAGCTTGTTAGTGTAAATGGTATCAAGCCAAAGAGCTTAAGAGAGCTAAATGAGATGGTATTTTTTGCTCCAAAGGGCGCAAAGCTTGACATCATCGTGAAGCGCGATAAACAAGAAATGCTCTTTCAAGTGCCAGTAAGTGGGGATGTGAAATTTAACCAAAGCCTTGATGTAGACGCCCCTTCGAGCCTTGATATACCAAATTTCAACATCATGCCAAAAGAGCCACAAACAATGCTTGATGATAAGGTTTTGGTGGATTATGGTATCACGGTGGATAAAAATTTAGTCGTTACCAAGGTCGAGCCAAAGTCAAATGCAGAAATTTTTGGCATCAAGACCGGCGATAAAATTTTGGGTTTTGATAAACAAAGCGTGAGTAGCCGTGAAGAGCTTTTAGAGAAGCTTGGTGAGTTAAAAAATTTTACGCTTCTATTTACTAGAAATGACTTTCAGTTTTTTGCAAGAGTACCAAAATGA
- a CDS encoding YbaB/EbfC family nucleoid-associated protein, whose protein sequence is MFEGFDFSKMGQMLEDVQKQAKQMEEESKNKEFGAKSGGGLVSVRANGSGEILDISIDDSLLEDKESMQILLISAVNDVLKSVEADKKNTASRMLGGLASMGIK, encoded by the coding sequence ATGTTTGAGGGATTTGACTTTTCAAAGATGGGGCAGATGCTTGAGGATGTGCAAAAGCAGGCCAAGCAGATGGAAGAAGAGAGCAAAAATAAAGAATTTGGCGCAAAAAGTGGCGGCGGACTGGTAAGCGTGAGAGCAAACGGCAGTGGCGAGATACTTGATATCAGTATAGATGATAGCTTGCTTGAAGATAAAGAGAGTATGCAAATTTTACTAATAAGCGCCGTAAATGACGTGTTAAAATCAGTTGAGGCTGACAAGAAAAATACCGCTTCAAGGATGCTTGGCGGCCTTGCTTCGATGGGGATAAAATGA
- the panD gene encoding aspartate 1-decarboxylase: protein MNIEILASKIHRAVVTDANLNYVGSISIGEELIKAANLIENQKVEILDVNNGERFATYVIKGKKGEICLNGAAARKVCVGDVVIIVAYASMKFKKAKKFKPTIVHVNNKNEIIKE, encoded by the coding sequence ATGAATATAGAAATTTTAGCTAGCAAGATCCACAGAGCCGTCGTAACAGACGCAAATTTAAACTATGTTGGCTCGATCAGCATCGGCGAGGAGCTGATAAAAGCTGCAAATTTGATAGAAAATCAAAAGGTTGAAATTTTAGACGTAAATAATGGCGAGAGATTTGCCACCTACGTGATAAAGGGCAAAAAGGGGGAAATTTGCCTAAACGGCGCAGCTGCTAGAAAAGTCTGCGTAGGAGACGTGGTCATCATCGTGGCATACGCTAGTATGAAATTTAAAAAGGCTAAGAAATTTAAGCCAACCATCGTGCATGTAAATAACAAAAACGAGATCATAAAGGAGTAG
- a CDS encoding UDP-N-acetylmuramoyl-L-alanyl-D-glutamate--2,6-diaminopimelate ligase has translation MKISVENSFITDDSNECEQGAYFVQTTANAKFAEAAVKNGAKIISLEECKKLLKIDESLKIVGITGTNGKTTTAAAIYETLRNLGKKCGLSGTRGAFIEGKQIDDKALTTSAILRTLSYLKVASEQGCEYFVMEVSSHAIAQKRIESLKFALKIFTNLTQDHLDYHKSMEEYARVKSSFFDDDCMKLINADDNGIKFNPKNAYTYSLKKPASFAPVVYGLKDGIDAVIKTPNGDVEIDSSLQGEFNLYNLIAALGAVCLLERPDATALSKAISKFKGVSGRMEVVSTDPLVIVDFAHTPDGIEKVLNSLRHLNLIAVFGAGGDRDRTKRPKMGAIAQKYARICIVTSDNPRSEEPESIIDEICAGMSQNENLIRNANRKEAIALAISKLEPGWALVILGKGDEPYQEIKGVKHPFSDKEVVKELLKR, from the coding sequence CATAACAGATGACTCAAACGAGTGCGAGCAGGGTGCATACTTTGTGCAAACTACTGCAAATGCAAAATTTGCAGAGGCAGCGGTAAAAAATGGCGCTAAGATAATCAGCCTTGAAGAGTGCAAGAAGCTTTTAAAAATCGATGAAAGCTTAAAGATAGTTGGCATCACGGGCACAAATGGCAAGACCACAACGGCTGCTGCTATCTATGAGACTTTGCGAAATTTAGGCAAAAAATGCGGCCTAAGTGGCACAAGAGGGGCATTTATAGAGGGCAAGCAGATAGATGACAAGGCGCTTACGACAAGTGCCATTTTAAGGACGCTTTCTTATCTCAAAGTAGCTAGTGAGCAGGGCTGCGAGTACTTCGTGATGGAGGTTAGCTCGCATGCGATCGCTCAAAAGCGCATAGAGAGCTTGAAATTTGCTCTAAAAATTTTTACAAATTTAACTCAAGACCACCTCGACTACCATAAGAGCATGGAGGAGTACGCTAGGGTAAAGTCGAGCTTTTTTGATGATGATTGCATGAAGCTTATAAATGCTGACGATAATGGCATTAAATTTAATCCAAAAAACGCTTATACGTATTCGCTTAAAAAGCCAGCCAGCTTTGCGCCGGTGGTTTATGGGCTAAAGGACGGCATAGACGCGGTTATCAAGACGCCAAATGGCGATGTGGAGATAGACTCAAGCTTGCAAGGCGAGTTTAATCTTTACAACCTAATTGCAGCCCTTGGCGCTGTTTGCTTGCTAGAGCGTCCAGACGCGACCGCGCTTTCAAAGGCGATAAGCAAATTTAAAGGGGTTAGTGGCAGAATGGAAGTGGTTAGCACCGATCCGCTAGTCATCGTGGATTTTGCTCATACGCCAGATGGTATCGAAAAGGTGCTAAACTCGCTTAGACATCTAAATTTGATCGCAGTCTTTGGTGCAGGCGGCGATAGAGATAGGACAAAGCGCCCAAAAATGGGAGCGATTGCCCAAAAATACGCAAGAATTTGTATCGTCACAAGCGACAATCCAAGAAGCGAAGAGCCAGAGAGCATAATCGATGAAATTTGCGCTGGTATGAGTCAAAATGAAAATTTGATACGAAACGCCAACCGCAAAGAGGCGATCGCACTGGCTATCAGCAAGCTAGAACCCGGCTGGGCGCTTGTCATACTTGGCAAAGGCGACGAGCCATATCAAGAGATAAAGGGCGTCAAGCACCCATTTAGCGACAAAGAAGTAGTAAAAGAGCTTTTAAAGAGGTAA